Proteins from one Gorilla gorilla gorilla isolate KB3781 chromosome 11, NHGRI_mGorGor1-v2.1_pri, whole genome shotgun sequence genomic window:
- the HNMT gene encoding histamine N-methyltransferase isoform X2 translates to MASSMRSLFSDHGKYVESFRRFLSHSTEHQCMQEFMDKKLPGIIARQQNCC, encoded by the exons atggcatCTTCCATGAGGAGCTTGTTTTCTGACCACGGGAAATATGTTGAATCTTTCCGGAGGTTTCTCAGCCATTCCACGGAACACCAGTGCATGCAGGAATTCATGGACAAGAAGCTGCCAGGCATAATAGCAAG ACAGCAGAATTGCtgttaa